The DNA segment TTCCATGATTGAACTTGCTGCTCTCTCAAGGCATTATGGTGATACCAAAATTTAAATTATCGTGATGACAGGCAACCAAAACAGAATCATCGCTCTTCTGATTTGATTGAGACTCCCTTGTACAATCGGACACGTTCTCTCAAGGCATCTCGTCGTGGCCGTGCTATCTTGTTGTTTGGATCCAGAAGAAGCACCTCCTCAAATGCTTTTAGAGCAGCTCTCAGgtcctttttcttttcatatgCATCGCCTAGGTTGTTCCACGCGGTGGCATAGCCGGGTTGAAGCTTCACTGCCTTCTCGAATTGTGCAATACCTTTGTCCAGTTTGTCATCTCGGATGTAACTCACTCCAAGAGCATTATACACCTGTCAAATTAGAGGGAAGTTTATAAGAAAACTAGTACAATAGGCAATAAAAATGTAGCTGGACAGAAAAAACAAACATAATCTATTTCAACAATTTTCTTTTCAACTTATTAGAGTAATGGGACCAATAGCAATATCCAAACATCATCTACAAACTGTTCAGGATCTTACTGATAACAGTATAGTGATGCAGTCTGAACAGTGGGACTTCTATGAAAATTGAATGGTAGAGATTGAACAAATTCTGGCAGACCAAGACCAAGATGGGAGATTATCATCTTTACATGTGCAGGCTGTGTGCCTACAAACATATACTAAATCTAAGAACTTAAATCTTGATCACATGGATTGTGAAACCACCTGGACCAACACGGCATGGGTAATACTTATCGGTCCAGCCGGTAGACGAGGCACAGACTGGTACATTGCATTCATTCTCAAACACCATAGAATTTAATTCTGTAACGAATTATGTCACACCATCTTGAGTCCAAAATGTTGTCGAAAATTTAGATGATGATTAGGACATCCAGGTTATGAATAATGGAAATGGCAACAAATTTTTTGTGACTCATTTTAATGCTGTTGCACTATAAGTAGTTGAAACAAGTTTGCCATCGTAAGGAGAGCATCACATGTATATACTTGGACTTCACAATCGTGAGGAGTGCAATGCATGTACAATTTCACATTTTTCACTAATTAGCATCAATAGCTTGAGGTAACCAAGACAAGTAAATTGGCATACATAGAAGCCTCCCACTGTTTCTTGCCCTGTTCGGTTTATAAAGCAATTCACCAAGCCATTTTAACAGGAAATGCCTTATCAATTAGTCATCTCTAAAGTTCCATCATGCACGACATCAATTTTTTATAGAAGTCTTTTAATCAGTTAAAAATTACTTTAAAATTTATGAGGAGAAAGGACATAAGGAGATATTATACCAGATGATCCAGAAAAAATGTGCTCATTGGATCTAGGATAAATACACAACAATAACAACTTTATGCTCCTGCCAGAACAATAAATATAAGGGATAAAAGGAATTCCATAAATTGCCAAAAATGATTACAAACATCTAACCTGAGCTAGATCCTGATCTTCTCTATCCCATTTCTCAATTGCTTGCAACAAATATTTGGTAGCTGCTGGGTAGAACTTTCTCCTAAGCATAACAGCACCAAGTTCAAAATATTCTGTTGCTGTTGCATCACCACTTCGGACTTGCTCCTGCAGattataaaatctgaatttacaGCATCAATCTTCGTTGTATGATTTAGGAAAAGAAAATACTCCCAAGTACAAAAATCTACAATCTTAGTGCAATATAAAAGAAGTGTTCCATATTTTAGCAGAAGACAAgaaaatggaaaagaaacaatggCAAACAAAGTGGATGACTAACAAATCAGTAAGTTGTACAGCTTTTTCTGCAGTGATACAAAATACATGTTTTACATCAATTTAGGAATCCTAAGATAGTACTGTACTAAAACTGCACTCTCATGCTCATACTCGGAGGAACCACCAAATCCATGCTGGGTATCTCATGGCATCCTCGTGGGATGCTCAAATAATCAATGAATCCTAGACTTGTGAGCCCGCCTATTGAGTGACTTTGAACTAACCACAAATTTGACTTTAAAGTTTGGATATACCTTGGATTACAGAACTATGACGTTGTTCTCTTAGACTTGAATCTTGATTTGCTAATATTTACAGGTTTGGATGAAAGATTGAGAAAGATAGAAAGAGTTTAAGTCTTTAAGAGATAGTAAATGAAAGAGGGGAGTGAATGAGGGGTCTAAAGTAGGAAGATAAAAAAAAGATGGGAAATATTTGATCAGTTGGTCGACTTACTACCCAGTATACATGTGCATACTGGCTAGTTACTGCATGATATGCATTGGTATATGTGTCGAGCGGTATAGCTCATATTGGGACCAAATTGGTTAAAATCACAAGATCCACGCACAGGTTGGCTGTTGGATCGGTGAATATTTATCTATATCAACTGGTATGACCGTATTTGAATCAATCGTATTTATTTTTTGTGAAGTGACCTACGTACATATATACCTTCTAATTCAATCCCAACCAAATGCAGTCTGCTTGGATTTCAACAATTCCTTGACAGATTACTGGGCAGTGTTGCCATAACACTCTCATAATACATATACGGATTGGTTATTGACCAAAAGATAGTCTTGTGCTAAGAAGTTCCAGAAAAGTTGATGTAAAGTTTAGTTTAATATTTATTGTTAAAAAATGTAATAactaaaagataatatttatggAATTACTTTTGCTAAAAGTTATCTATACTTTttcccaaggttcgtcgtactgcAACACACCGTTCGGTACGGGTGATACATGCCGGTCCAATATGGGACCGATATGGGTAGTACATTAGTACGCTcccatgtaccatgtgtcggtatgctTTGTATGACTTAGTAAAGCTCAATACGTACCATACCGATAGTTGGTCGGTATATCGGTACGGATCGATAAGACGAACCATGCTTTTTCCTTTAACCACTACCTTGTAACAAAATTTGTCATAGTTCATTGAGTTTCTTATTTCACTCCTAGGTCAAGTATTATGCTAGCTGACCAAACAATTCCTACTTCCTCTCCAACcatggataaaaaaataaaattacattATAGCATTTTTTTTCCAATAATCAACCACGTCAAAATAATTCTTACCTTTTTTTTGCATAATATTAATCATTGGCATGTCTACAGTACATCCAATAATTCTAAAAAGTGTAAGAAAAACATAAATTGTTTCTTACTTGCAATTCTTTGGCAGAAAGGTCAAGCTCCCGACGAACAAGGACTTGACGAATGACAAAGAAAGTCCCAACTCCAAGAAGACCTAATAACACAAGCAAATACGACAACTGGATTCCCAGTTCGAATAATTCCCCAATCTCATAAATCATGTCCATTTTTGTTCCTTCGCTCGATTGTGCTACTTCAACAGAACTCAACCATGATGTAGCTCCACATGAAAGTGCACATAGCCATTGTAATAGATTAGTGTTGCTTCTAGTCTGATCATTGGAAGATAGGCTTGTAAACTctgcaaaaaaggaaaaaaaggtccACTAAGATTTTCTATGGTAAATAAGCTAAAAGAAAAGTGCATGCCAGGTATGAGCAGCTCATCAACTCTTTATTGCTAATTGTGTTGGCTTGCATGTCAATTTATTCAGAACTAATATATAGATTAAACTAAGAGGTCATTAAGCTAGTTGTTTGCATATATGAACACAAAAACTAAAAGCTTGCTTGCAAAGTCTTGTTAGAAAAACACTTCTATACTAAAATCTCATAGTCAGTTGTTAATTCAATCCTTTCAATTAGAGAATGAaatccttttttttaataaataaccaCTTATGAGCATGCAAGAAACTAAAAATTGAAACCAGTGGATTTCCAATTATTTTAAAAACTAGATATGAATTATTGAGAAGTTACATCTTCGAGAAAGCAAAGTAAGAAAGCATGTTGATTCAGATCAATGCGACTCCAAAACTAGTGTTGTTTAAACAGAAAACTATTAGCAATCTTTTAATTTGGCATCTTGCAAATATCACAATGCATGTAATATTTTTCAATCACCAAAAATGAGCTAATACTTATTCTGTAcatatttcatttcatacaaaagttCTTTGATAGTTCTAGGCCTTCTGGCAT comes from the Musa acuminata AAA Group cultivar baxijiao chromosome BXJ2-8, Cavendish_Baxijiao_AAA, whole genome shotgun sequence genome and includes:
- the LOC135619682 gene encoding tetratricopeptide repeat domain-containing protein PYG7, chloroplastic-like isoform X2; translated protein: MWTVVLKTGKEFTSLSSNDQTRSNTNLLQWLCALSCGATSWLSSVEVAQSSEGTKMDMIYEIGELFELGIQLSYLLVLLGLLGVGTFFVIRQVLVRRELDLSAKELQEQVRSGDATATEYFELGAVMLRRKFYPAATKYLLQAIEKWDREDQDLAQVYNALGVSYIRDDKLDKGIAQFEKAVKLQPGYATAWNNLGDAYEKKKDLRAALKAFEEVLLLDPNNKIARPRRDALRERVRLYKGVSIKSEER
- the LOC135619682 gene encoding tetratricopeptide repeat domain-containing protein PYG7, chloroplastic-like isoform X1 codes for the protein MGTLPSSAAVALLNPSSLPRLQLAGGGFRYRRNLVAIRRNSRQSCCCVFKERKEIPDGEATMWTVVLKTGKEFTSLSSNDQTRSNTNLLQWLCALSCGATSWLSSVEVAQSSEGTKMDMIYEIGELFELGIQLSYLLVLLGLLGVGTFFVIRQVLVRRELDLSAKELQEQVRSGDATATEYFELGAVMLRRKFYPAATKYLLQAIEKWDREDQDLAQVYNALGVSYIRDDKLDKGIAQFEKAVKLQPGYATAWNNLGDAYEKKKDLRAALKAFEEVLLLDPNNKIARPRRDALRERVRLYKGVSIKSEER